One Gossypium raimondii isolate GPD5lz chromosome 3, ASM2569854v1, whole genome shotgun sequence genomic window carries:
- the LOC128039936 gene encoding secreted RxLR effector protein 161-like, translating to MTYLPWVYRVCHVMYCPDVLYALSLTSWYQVDRGESHWIAVKDILKYFRRTKNTFLIYGGEEELSVKGYINASFQTDKDDSLSQSSFVFGPNGGAVSWKSSKEDTVVDYTTKAKYITTSKAAKEVVWISYTMKTDVGYATMYVVEDD from the exons atgacatacctaccttgGGTCTATCgtgtatgccatgttatgtactGTCCAGATGTATTGTACGCTTTAAGCCTGACAAGTTGGTACCAAGTTGATCGCGGTGAAAGTCATTGGATCGCAGTTAAagatatccttaagtacttcaGAAGGACTAAGAATACATTCCTtatatatggaggtgaggaagagctgagtgtaaaaggttacattAATGCTAGCTTCCAAACTGATAAGGATGATTCATTATCGCAATCGAGTTTTGTGTTTGGCCCTAATGGTGGCGCTGTGAGTTGGAAAAGTTCAAAGGAAGATACAGTAGTTGATTATACAACTAAGGCCAAGTACATTACAACTAGTAAGGCTGCAAAGGAGGTTGTTTGGATCA GTTATACTATGAAGACTGATGTTGGGTATGCCACAATGTATGTAGTGGAAGatgattga